TCTGTTTTGAAGACTGAAAGACAAATGGTAATCATGCTGGTTCCAGGCTAAGGTCAGAAAGAAATCAGCCAGCCGGTAGTGCCTAGAAAAAGCCCTGGCTCATAAAAGACGCTCAGTACACATTTGAATAAACGAGACCCTTTGAACTCCTCTCTGCAGCAGAACAGCTGTCACAAGGCTCAGAGGCTTCACAGGCAGGAGAGTCCTCATGGACAAATTCAGCATCATTTTTCAAAACCTAAGGCATCTGTTTCCTTGGTTTGCAGGACATAGGGTATGGAAGCTGTGCGTGGGCAAGTACACGCAGAGGGCCAGCCGGGCTCAGTGACAGCCTCAAGAGGTCACCAGGTGGAAGGCTTTCAATgtaaaaaatttttcttcataGAAAAGCATGGGTATCTGGTACCatttgggggtgggagtggggatggggcAAGGACTCTTATTCCTCAAGGTAGTAATTGAAGAATTCAGTTCACTGCATCATCTCTAttgcttttcttcttaaaaatatatttatttagctgtgctgagttttagttgcagcatgtgggatctttagttgtggcaggtgggatctaagtccctgaccaggattcaaacccaggacccctgcgttgggagctcagagtcttagccactggaccacgagggaagtcccatccCTATTGCTTTCCTCCTCGTTATCATTTGTTCAGGTCAGTATCCAATATTTATTATCATCTGTATGTAAATATTAGAGTCACATATTAGAGTGAACTCGTAACTACAAACAACTCCTGTGGTTTCTTTTGGTTTTCACTAAAGTCAGTAAcatgcataatttttaaaaatttgctcacTTGTCTTGGTAGCTAATTGCTCTCACATTTGTCCAGTAGCCTTTCAGTAAAGTCTCCCACAAGCCAGTCCCATCAGATAATCAGAGTTCTCATTTTTCACTTGGACAAAtttctccgggggatctcccTTCACCTTGAAACTCCTGCCTTTCTGTTGGGCTGAATGTCTTGTTCCCTGGATCCCTTATCGTCCTCTTTCTTGGCTTCCTCCCTCACTTGGGGTGGAGCAAGTTCCCCAGTAGTCTCACCAGGTGCAAAAGTAGGGAAAATAACATTGAGCGCGGTGCTGACGGCCGTCACCATGCTTGTCTTTTGAGTCACTTGGCTCCAGTCTGACCTGGTTACCATCCATGCCTGGGTGCCTGTCATGTCTAGATTTCCCCTCCTCTGGGGGCTTACCAGAGTTCTGTTGGCTTACTCTTTTGTTCCTCCTTTAGAGTCTATGCCCTCATTTTGTTGGGTCATATCCTTCTAGATTCCTGAGAAAGAATGTATggaaggtagattttttttagaCATTgcgtatctgaaaaaaaaaaaaaaaaacaacagtgtcTGCCTCTTGCTCTTCATTGGTAATTTTCCTGGGTCATTTCTGGGTTAGAAATCACTTTCCCATCTGAAACCGTTTGCCATTACTTTCTAACATCCTGTCTGCTTTTGGAAAAAGTGAAAAGCCATTCTGGTTTCTGATCCTTGGTGGGTCTTTGGTTGTTTGAAGCATCTTTGCACCTGAGGTTCTAAGATTTCATGCTGAGCCTCAGTTGAGTCTGTTTTCATCCATTGTGCTGGGTACTCGGGGGAGCCCCTTCTAGGTGGACATTCATCCAAGCTTCAGAAAAATATGTTACTTTTGTCTCCTTTCCTATTCATCTCATTCTGATGTAAGTTTTCAAAGGGTTTAGGAAAGGAACAAAATTAGATTCGTGTGTTCATTTTGACATCTTTCCCCCCAAACCTAAAATATATGCCAAAGCTATAGGAATTGGCCCTGGCATAGCAGTGCCAGGTGGAggcaatagggcttccctggtggctcagcggtaaagaacctgcctgccaatgcaggaaacacaggatatgcaggttcaatccctggatcgagaagatcccctggaggaggaaatggcaaccagcttcagtattcttgccaggaaaatcccatagacagaggagcctggtgggctaaggtccttggggtcgcaaagagctggacacgactgagcgactgagcacagcacattaaCAGTCAATACAGACGAGTAGAATAGAATAAAGATTTCAGACACTGACCACCAGTATGTGATAACGGATCACCTGACCATTTgcgagaaagaaataaaattgaaccATCTTCACCGCATTTGTAGAACTCAGTTCTAGTTTGTTTACAGATTAAGCAAACACACAAAGCTCTCAGAAAATATCAGagaatatttttatgatattGGTTCTGAGGAAGCCCTTCCTAAGCACATAGGAATAAAAGAAAGCTCAACCTATTAattgtgtaaaaattttaaactccCATGTGACTGAAGACTGAAGTCTAAAAAGTAAACTGGATGGGAAAAGATTGCCGCCTTTGTTGCTGGTTACCGTTCCTGTTATGTAAATATTTCTACAGATCAGTAAGGACATGATTTTGTACAAATATCAGTAAATCAGAACTGGAAGTGGCTAATAAGCCTTTGAAAAGATGCTCTTCCATCCTCACAACTGATCAGGGCAACGCGAACTAAAAGAAGAAGGATCCTGTACATCACTGGTTCTTAGTGTGCAGTCCCTGACCAAGAGCACCGTTTGGGAATTTGTTAGAAACGCAGATTCTCAGGTCCCTTCCTAGATCTACTACTGATCACAAGCTCTGGCACGGAGCCTCTTCGCCTGAGGGTTAGTGAGCCTTTCCGGTGGTTCTCTGATGTTGAGAACTGGTGCTGTGAAAACACAGTGGTCAGTGTCATGGATGAGACTCACGTCGCTGAGTGAGAGAAACCACGCATGGGGGTGTGGCCGGTAAGATTCCATGCCTTTCAagttccagaccagggatggtaGAAACCAGGGGACTTGCTCCCCTCGGAGGAAGGAAGAAGTTAACTGGTAGTGAGGGTGGAGCCCCCAGGTGCCCTGTTTCTTGAGATGGATGCTGGTGACACAGGTTAGTCCAGTTTGAAAATCCATGGAGCTGTTTGCTTAGGGTTTGTGCACTTTACTCTGCACTGTACTTCAGCCAAGCAGTGAAAGGCAAAACAtgagctctctctcttttttttaaaaccaggttTTTAATCATTTACAACCTGGGCATTTAATGAGGTTGGAAAGGAAGAGCCGACATGCTCTGATGAGATGAGTTAGCACAAGATTTTTAATGGCTAATTTGACAGTACTTCTGAAGCTTAAAATAGCCTAGAAATTGCATTTATAAGACTATTATCCGGGAATTTGGGTTTGCAGGGATATACATTCTATAAGAATGTTCCCTGGACATGTTTTGTCGAAGCATAAAGGTGACAACTTAAGTTTTTCTCCATAGGGAGCAGGTCCCATGAATTATGGAAAGCTGGGCCGCTGTTAGAATCGACGCAGATCTGGAAGGAGGGCCTCCGTGGTACGGCTGACCCAAAGACAGAAGTCATAGGCATCGTATACCGAGTGatccatatttttaaaggaaaaagaaaaggatttgcAGGTGGTAATGATAGTGATAAATGCAAGCGAAAGAAGTTAAGAAGGGTAGacataaaatttttatgttgGTTTCTCTTGAGAATTTACAGCTGGTAGCTGGGGTTATAACTTCTTTGTGTGCTTTATATATGCTTCGTCTTCTGCCAGGTTCATTTCTGCCTGCATTTATCactttcaaaagttttttttagGTCTCAGATTTACCATTCCAAAAAAAGTGTTAGCCAAAATAATGCTTGTCAGTGAAAAACAAACAGTATTTTTGAACTCTAAGCAAATAAAGATGAAGAGTTTgtcttaaatacacacacacacacacacacaagtctaaGCAAATAAAGATGAAGAGTTtgtcttaaacacacacacacacacacacacacacacacacacacacacacacacacacacacaccaggagatGAGCGTTTTTGTAGAGTGGTTTTCATCAGCGTTGGTTATAGTGAGAGACAAAAGTTGCTTCCGGGTGTGTTTCAGTTGCCCAAGAAATTCTCTCGAGTAGGAATTCTTGAAGACAATTTTCAAGAAAACTGTCTTTTCTTGACagttcttttcctgtgtttgctgATGAGATCTTGGGTCAAATATTCCTACTCTTTGACAGACTGCTCAGTTAGAGATATCGTCCTTGTCTGTAAAAGATGACCACTGCTAGCACGTTAGAGCATCTCTGGACAGTGGACCCCACTTGCTTTTAATAATGAAAAGCATTTTCACATTCAGAGTCAAGAGCTCTTAGTTAAGCCCATGTAGctggagttgactcattggaaaagactctgatgctgggagggattgggggcaggaggaaaaggggacgacagaggatgacatggctggatggcatcactgactcgatggacgtgagtttgagtgaactccgggagttggtgatggacagggaggcctggcgtgctgtggttcatggggtcacaaagagtcggacacgactgagtgactgaactgaactgaactgaggtggatgtGAGCTTATCCTGGCAACTCTCAAACCCTTGCACGCTCCTGGAGAGACACCAGCCCCACTAGCAGTGGCTCCTCCCATGGTTATTTCCTGGGTGAATCCTCAACAAAGGACCCTTCCCACCCCTTCAGTTTGAATCAAGAAGCCCGTGATGTTATTTCAGATTCTGCCATGCCAGATGACGTGTGTTACCTGTCCTATTGATACAATGGAAAGTCACATCTGTGTGTGTAGGTTACCTGTCAGTTATGATGAATTCTGGACCATAACCCCAGGGGTGTGAGTCTTGACGCTTTCTGGAGTTTTATCCTGTTTGATACTTCTTCGCTTTCAATAAATTCCTTTGCCACAGGTATGAGCCCCAAAATACATAAATGCTTCTTTGGATTCACATACGACATGGGGCAGATAAAAGAACCTCAACTTTCAGCTCCAAGGAGGGAAAGTAGCAGTGTTCAGAGTCTACTCTCTGCTCCCCAGTACAGACATCCAGACTTGGACAGGGAGGTGGGCTTGTCTCCATGAGCACTTTCAAAGGTCCCCCAGAAACCTGTCTTAGTGATGCTCACTAAATGATGCTCACAGGAAGTCTTCCTTCCTAAAGCAGGGCCTGAACTCTTCCCCTGGACCATCCACTTCTAATCCCATCCTGAGGTCCCAGGCTCGCTCCAATGAGATAGGTTGTAACCTGAGCCCAGGTCAGCCCTGCTAACCTGTTCGTATATTTCATCTTTTCAGCTGAGGAGGTGACACCCTAATCCACTGAGGAGTTTTTCCAGAGACTCGGGTGTAATTCCATTTTATTGTAACCTAGTCCATCAAAGCCGTGAAGGTCCTGACTCCTTCTGAAATTTGCCTTGAATCATTCACTTCCTAGTACTCACCAGCGTCTTAATCTTAAACACATTGTCTTCTTCTTCCACTTGGATTATTACAACAGTCTCTGAATTTGTCTCTCCAACCCCTACCCAGCCACCTACATGCCCGTTCTTGCCATGTAGCCAAAGTGATCTAACAAAAACTTAACCTGTTCATATCATTGTCTTGCTCAAAACCCTCCCTTAGCTCGTAGGATAAAGTCCAAAGTCCTTAGGTGTCCTGGCCCACAGAATCTGACCATCGCCAAGCCTTCTAACATCTTGTACCCATGTCCTAACATCCTCCACTTTTCTACAGGTTCTAGAAGGCCCTTCCCCTGCAGCTCTCTGCTCGCATcatgccctctgcctggaacagcaTCCACCCAGCCGTCTTCATAGCTCTTAGTGGGTCTTCAGGCTCTTCCTCAGCATGGCCTCCTCTGATACTTGCCGTTCCTGCCTGCAAGCTCACAGCCCTGTTAGAGACTCTGGTCACACCCTTTATTTCCTTCATAGCGTGTTCACAATTGTGACTGTTCGCATATCTCCCCGCACGAGGCTCTTAAGTGGTACATGAGCTAGTCTGCTCGGTTCCTGCCTGGCTCTGTCCTCGGGGCCCATGAGCAAGAAGCCTGGCCTGTGGTAGGTGCTCAGGTGTCAAGGCCAAATGACCAGAGTGATCAGAGTCCGTTTTGTGTCTCATCCCACGGAGAGAGCTGAGACAGGAAGGAAGCTGCTtgccctgagtcatacagcaccCAGTGCCCACCCCGGACACCTGATGCTATCTCCTGGGGATAGGTTTTAGATGCCAGCGTTCCTGTGACTCAGGAATGAAGTCCTcccgggccctggaaggggtgggCAGGAGACGGACACTTCATTGTGGCCTCCCTCCTTGAGAACCAGGAATCCCTACAGCATGGGTCAGCATCCTTCCTCCACTCAGTGCTGATATGACAGAGCTTTGGGCTCGCCCTGCCCTGCCGCAGCGGTGAAGCCAGGCAACTGTTGCTGGAATAAACCCACGGCTTGTTTCTTGTTCCCTTGACAGGTGTCGGGAACAGATTCCAGCCACAGATGTGTGTTGTTTTGTCCGTCTTTATCAGCGCTAACATTTGTTGATTAAATTATTcgttcattcatttatgcatgCCTGCATCCCGCACTATGAGACTTGTGggatctgcagtccatggggtctcgaagagtcagcaacttcactttcacttttcactttcatgcattggagaaggaaatggcaacccaccctagtgttcttgcctggagaatcccagggataggggagcctggtgggctgccatctatggggtcacacagagtcggacatgactgaagcgacttagcagcagcagcatcagcagcagttccctgactaaggatcgAGTCCAGGTCCTCACAGTGAGAGTgtcgagtcctaaccactggactgctggggaattcTAGGGCTggcatttaaaaatgaagtttatcAGCACGTACAAACTTGAGTTTCTGTGTTCTCCTGGGGGTAGGCGgggagaaagatggagaaaacCAGCCCACAGCAATTGGCGGGAGCTGGGCAGAGACAAGGCGTGGGCTTCCTGTTTGCCTGGTCTCTGCGCAGCCTGCTCTGCTGCTTCATTTTACCTTTCTGGTATTTGTGGGAATGTGAGTTTGCCCCCAGTCACATTTGTTACATGTATCCATATGTATGCATGAAAGTTGTAGTTGACACTTTGTctaattgtttttttcctctgtgtccacttcctcctcctcctttattttctcttccatctctcttttccttcccactCCCTCTCCCGCTTGACAGGTTCTGGGACTGCTGGTGTGGACACTCATCGCTGGAACGGAGTACTTCCGGGTCCCTGCCTTTGGCTGGGTCATGTTCGTAGCTGTGTTTTACTGGGTCCTCACCGTCTTCTTCCTCATCATCTACCTAACGATGACCTACACCAGGATCCCCCAGGTGCCCTGGACCACGGTGGTAAGCAAACCACGAGTGTTCTTCCTGTCCGTTGCCCCTTAGGTGGGATGGAGTTTAGTCTTCCATTCAATTTGCGATGGTCTCTATGCCGGTAAAGCAGAGGGCAAAGCCAGGGAGAGCCCAGCACTGGTGGTTTACACCTGAGTGTGGAGCATCATGTTGGAAGGTCCAGGAACTCCTTTTAGGCAAAGTAGCCAAGCGGTCCTCAGAAGACTGAACCGAGAGAAGCTCTGTTCTCTCGTCTAACCTCTTGTTTTATTAATTCTCAGTCAACAGTGGCACCTGGATACAGGTGTGTCAAGGCACAGCCGCGGTAGATCTTTCATCCTTCCAACACCTTCTGATGTCGTGGCTTTAACTCTTTGGGCAGCAGAGTTCTTTGATATTGAGATGCAAAGAgttagaatgaaaaatgaaaggcaCTGCTAGAACAACGAGGTGTGCTCATATTTGGGAGCAGGAGTGGTCACAAGTGACTGGACTGTTGTCCTGACTCCATGCGGGATGCAGGACAGCAAAGGGAAACACAGAGTCCAGAGATGCGGGCCGTGGATAGGTAAGAAAACGTATAGATTACAGAACCGTAATCTGCTTGGACACCAGAACAATACCCTAGACCTTTGGTGACAGAAATTTCTtgcagttctagaggctagacgTGTAGGATCAGGTGTCAGTAGAgctggtttctggtgagagctctcttcctggcttgcagatgccTGCCagtcttgctgtgtcctcacatggcagagagagaggagaggatgtGAACTCCCTTTCATTTCTTAGAATGAAATGACCCTCCTCTGACCCTAAATACCTCAAAGGCTCCTTAACCGAATACTATCTATCACTATCTATCGCATTGAAGGCTAGGGCTTTAGCATATGAATTTGACGGAAAAACATTCTCTCCATAATATTCTGCCCACCCAAATCACACCCATCTCACATGCAAAGTGCATTCATCTCAACGTCCCTCAAACTCATTCCAGCATCAACTAAAATCTAGGTCCAAAGTCTCcttttaagggacttccctggtgctccagtggttaagacttcacgcttccagtgcaggggagcTTGATCCTTGatcaaggaattaagatccctcatgctgcatgtaaaaataaataaaacaaaaagataaatcagACAGGTGCTAATCCTGCTTAAAAAACAACCGCCCCCACCCAAACCAAAGTCTCCTTTAAATATTATCTGTGTCAGATATGGGTGAGACTTGAGGTACAGTTCACCCTGAGGCAAAATTCCTCTCCAGCTATGAACCTGTGAAACCAGGCGAGTACTTCCAAAATACAGTGGTGGGACAGACACTCCCGTTTCAAAAGGGAGaaataggaaagaaggaaggggtgACAGGTCTCCAGCAAGCCCAGAAAGTTACAAGGCAAATTCCATCTGATCCTAAGGCTCCATAATCATCCTTTTGGTTCAGTGCGCTATCTTCTGGATCCACCTGGAGAGTACTATCGCCCCAGTGCCTCTGCAGGGTCCCTCCCAGAAACCAGAGAGGTAGCCCCACCCTTTGAAACTGAGGAGGAACTAGCCTGCCCAGTGGGCCCATGACAGGAGTGCCAGCCCGGATGATCTCTGAATCGCCTTTCTTTTTGTGAAAGATAAAGCTGTGTCACAGGCATATAGTTCTGTGGTTCTGTCCTACAGAATCCAAGAAGGTCAGCACCCCTCCTTCATTCTGGCCTATCTCCATCCCCTTCTGCTCTAACTGGCAGTGTTTCTACTGGCATAATCCCTTACTTATTCATGGCTTCTACTGAGATTAttattcaattgctaagtcatgtccaactttttgtgaccccatgggctgcagcacaccaggcttccctgtccttcaccatctcctggagtttgctcaaactcatgtccactgagtcgacgatgccatccaaccatctcatcctcagttgcccccttctcctgccttcagtctttcccagtatcagggtctttaccagtgaatCTCTTCTTTGTAATCAGGTGGCCCGagtatttggagcttcagcatcagcccttccaatgaatattcagggttgatttcttttaagattgactggctggatctccttgcagtccaaaggactcttaggaatcttttccaacaccacggttccaaagcatcagttcttcagcactcagtcttctttatggtccaactctcacatccatatatggccactggaaaaacgatagctttgactagacagacctttgttggcaaagtaatgtctgctttttaacacgctgtctaggttggtcatagtttttcttgttACAGCCACACTTTAATTCTAGTTCCAAAATCTGTACCCAACTCTCTGCTCCAAATTCTGTATTCATCGGGGTTCTCTAGAGAAATAGAAGTAATAGAATGTTTATCTATATAAAAAGATTTGCTCCAAGAATCGGCTCATGGGCTTATGGAGCCTGAGACATCCCAAGACCTGCAGACAGCAAGTTGGAGGCCCAGGAGAGCTAataggcctgagaaccaggagagctgCTGGTGTAAGTTCTAATCCAAAAGCTAGCAGGCTTGAGACCCAAGAAGACCTGACGTTTCAGTTGAAGTCCAAAAGCAGGAACAAAGACTGGTGGTCCGAGCTTAAGCCAGTCTGGCAGGAGTTCCCTCTCACTCACAGGGAGGCCAGCCTTTTTTTGTAGTCAGGCCATTACTGACTAGGTGAGGCCCACCCATACTGggaagggcaatctgctttacccAATCGGTCTACTGATTCAAGCATCGATCTTATCTAAAAACACCTTGATACACATCCAGAATAGCGTACCAGCGTAAGTTAACACGTCAGATTAACCATCCCAGCACTTTGTGTGATACATACTAAAGTATGTATCAAGTGGGATGCCCACATTTGTATTTGGGGAAGCAGATTGACTGACTCCTGCCTGTTTACCCAGAAACAAAAGTGAGGATTCCCCATGAAGACCTTCAAGAACCAGGTGCAGTTTCTGAGAGTTAAGTTCATAGTGGTTCCACACATGCCTGGGGCAATGGAGGCAGCCCTGGGGGAACTGGCAGCCTGCTTCCCAGGCAGGCGCAGGAAAGACTGCCTCGTTTGGTTGAGGGAGTCACGGAAGGCTGGCACCCCGaagttgtggcacaggggatcCAGGTGAGGGGCAATCACAGTGAGTTGGGGAGATTTAAGAAAAGCTTGAACCAGGTCTTGAGGAAAATGCTTGAGTGCTGGGAAGAAGATGAGCCTGGAAAAGCTAACATGGGAGCCAGTGGTCCAGATGTGGGAATGGGCAGGACCCTGACTTCCGCCTCTGCCCAAGTCTCAGTTCTGAGCCGATGCTCTGGACTAGAGGCTGGCAAACTTTCTCTGTCACAGTCATCCAGCTCCGCTTACCATGGGAGAGCCGCCGTATACACTTAGTAAATGAACAAGCATGACTTGTTCCAGCAAAAGTTTTTACATAAAGACTGGCAGGTAGGAGacctccctggaggtccagtggttaagactcagtgctcccaatgcagagggcacgggttcagtccctgactgGGGAGCTGGGATGCCCATGAGTTGTGAGCGGTGCaggcaaaaaagtaaaaaacaaaaaacaaacagaaaaactggtAGACTTGAGTTTCTCTGGCCTTTTCACACATGGGTGAGCAGCCCTGACAGGGAGGTGATGGTCTTTCTTGAAGCGACAAAGGGGTTAAACACTTCTGAAGGGACTCTAAGTCTCATTCTGCTGACTGCTAGTCAGGAGTCTTTATCTTGCTGACCTTCAGCTAGAGCATCTATTagtctctttctctcctccaagCCTAAGATTCCTTCATTGatctattacattaaaaatttaaaacattgcctgtaatgttactttttttttttttttttttttacttgtttaacGATGCTTCCTTCTGAAACTCCCTGGTTTTAAAAtgctctgatttgcattttcagaATTTGTCATCATGAGGCATGTCCCCATTCTACCATAAGGAAGCTGAGGTTTGAAGCCTCCTGACTTTGTACAGGTTCACACACATCTGGGCCCATGTCTCTCGACTTCCACCCAGCAGTTTTTTTCTGCCATCGTCCTGCTCTGGGTGTTTCTCTGCCCGAGAAGTAATTAGAACCCTGGCCAGCAGCCAGGAGACCCCTTCACATCAGGCGCTGCACGCTCACACATGTGAGGAGATCAGAAGCTCAGACAAATGAGTGTAAACTCAGAAAGTATGGAATCCTTGCCACCCAGACCCATGGACTTAAACAATTGCAGAATAGTCTTCAACTAGAAATGAGCTGTGTTCCCAGAATCTCTAGGTCTTCTGTTGTTGGCTTTTCCCCCCTCCCTGGAGAATCTAGAAATCTGGGTTTCTGTTTCAGCTCCCCCATTTTGGAGATGTTTGCAGCCAAATTTTGGAAATTTCATGTACTGCCAGTAGATGCCAATAAAGATCAGGTGTGTCTGGCCTCTAGTTGGGATATTTTATTTGCTGCTCTCATTGAGGAGCCCTTTTATAAACCCTCATGCCTGTGTGAGTGGAGGAAGCAGCACGCAGCAGGGACCCCCTAGGTGCAGAGGAGCCGCCTTCTCATTAGCCTCGTCCCCTGCCTTCTTCCTGCATCCATGTGAGTGCCTTGCCAAGTGCGATTCTAGCTGCTTCTGGGGTCTGGGGGTGCCCAGACCTTCCCAGGCTCCCTAAACACTCTGCACCTCTGCTTCCCAGGGTCTGTGGTTTAACGGCAGCGCCTTCGCCTTATACCTCTCAGCTGCTATTGTGGACGCATCTTCCGTCTCCCCGGAGAGAGACAGTCACAACTTCAACAGCTGGGCGGCTTCGTCGGTGAGTGAGCCTGTCATCCTGGGAGTCTCCTCCTCCCTGAGGCCACCTGCGGATCAGAGGGAAAAGGACAAAATTACCTGCAGGACTtccccaggtggttcagcagtaaagaaagcgcctgccagtgcaggacaggcaggagacgcgggtttgatccctgggtcgggaagatcttctggaggtggaaatggcaacccattctggtattatagcctggagaatcccatggacggaggggccttgtggctacagtccatggggtcacaaagagtcgggcgtgactgggtgactgaataaGAATAATTCTGCTGCCTATAGCATCCTTTTGGGGAGAGACAGAAGATATGCACTCTAGGATTCTGTTTAAGTAGAAATTGTTGTTTACACCGTAACAGTGCCTGCAGGGATAAACCCTAGCGGAGTTTCCTTCCAGGGACTGTGATGGACCATGAGGGGTGTGGGATGAGaggcttctgctttttaattcatgTACTTCTGTACTATTGGCATTTTGGAATCgtgtgtatttttcaaatttaaaaaactaacttTAAAAGTTTCTCTGAGATTGgccttaaaatatttcttcagcaTCAGAAGTGTTAGGGGAAGTGGGCAATTAGACAGGAAGGCCAGCAGGGTGATGTTAAAGCTGATGGGTGATCCATGGGTGTTTATTGTACCAGTGCTTTAAACTTATATTTCACAATctctgcatgcatgcatagcaagttgcttcattcatgtctgactctttgcgcccccatgaactatagcccaccaggctcctctgtccatgggattctccaggtaaggatgaAGTGGGTGCTTTACCCTATTAAAAGATAAACAGCATGAGTCCACATGAGATTAAAAATAATGGTCTGTTGTAGTTAACACACACAGCAAGAATCAGCTGGGCAGTTGCAAACTATTATCTATAGGATGGATAAGCAAccagatcctactgtatagcacagggtactatattcaatgctatgctatgctatgctaagtcacttcagtcgtgtctgactctgtgcgaccccatagatggcagcccaccaggctcccccgtccctgggattctccaggcaagaacactggagtgggctgccatttccttctccaatgcatgagagtgaaaagtgaaagtgaagtcgctcagtcgtgtctgactcttagggaccccatggactgcagcctaacaggctcctccatccatgggattttccaggcaagagtactggagtggggtgccattgccttctccataccctgtgataaaccataattggAAAATAACATGAGAAagaatctatatctatatatagatagatagatgtaggcttcccaggcagcactagtggtaaagaaccctcctgccatcgcaggag
This region of Bos indicus isolate NIAB-ARS_2022 breed Sahiwal x Tharparkar chromosome 22, NIAB-ARS_B.indTharparkar_mat_pri_1.0, whole genome shotgun sequence genomic DNA includes:
- the CMTM8 gene encoding CKLF-like MARVEL transmembrane domain-containing protein 8, with the translated sequence MEEPQRARSQTVTTTASSFAENFSTTSSSFSYDREFLRTLPGLLIVAEIVLGLLVWTLIAGTEYFRVPAFGWVMFVAVFYWVLTVFFLIIYLTMTYTRIPQVPWTTVGLWFNGSAFALYLSAAIVDASSVSPERDSHNFNSWAASSFFAFLVTICYAGNTYFSFIAWRSRTIQ